The Desulfurella sp. DNA window GGTCTTATAAAATCGGAAGATAACTATTATATTTTAACTGATATAATGGGCGATGAAGATCATTATGGCGATATGGATTTTAAAGTTGCAGGCACAAAAGACGGAATAAATGCTTTACAGATGGATATAAAGATAGAAGGCGTTAATGATCAGCTTTTGATGTTTGCCTTAGAAAAAGCAGAAAAAGCAAGGCTTTTTATACTTGATAAAATGCTTGAAACGTTGCCTACATACAGGGCACACCTTTCGGAATATGCTCCAAAGGTTACAGTTATAAACATAAGCGCTGATAAAATAAAGGATTTAATTGGACCAGGCGGTAAGGTTATAAAGTCCATAATCGAAGAGACAAATACAAAAATTGATATAGAGCAAGATGGTAGAGTAAATATTTTTGCAAGCAATACAAAAGATTTAGAGAAAGCGATTCAGCTTATAAAAATATCCATAGGTGAACTTGAAGAAGGTCAGATTGTTGAAGGAATTGTTAGTCGTATTGAAGATTATGGTGCTTTTGTAAAGTTTTCTCCAAATCAAGAAGGCTTGATGCATATATCGCAGATTGACACAAAAAGAGTTAAAAGTGTTTCGGATGTATTGAGTGTAGGTGATAGAGTGACAACAAAGATTATAGGCATAGATAAATTTGGGAGAGTTTCTTTATCCCTTAAAGCTCTAAAATTAGAAAATCAAGAAAATCAAGAAGAAGATCAAAATGAAACTTCAAACACTTAAAAAAAACGGTGTAGTTGGTAGTGTTGGTATTTTTGTTAAAACGGGTAGCGCTTATGAAGCTGATAGCGAAAGAGGCTTGTCCCATATGCTTGAGCATATGGTATTTAAAGGGACACAAAAGCGTTCCTATTTTGACATTGCAAGAGAAATAGACAGGTTAGGTGGTATTATAAATGCTTTTACATCAAAGGAATATACTTGCTTTTATGTTAAGGTTTTAAATGATTATATTGAAAAAGCATGGGATGTATTGATAGATATTGTTACAAACCCTACTTTAAATGAAGCTGAACTGGAAAAAGAAAAAGATGTAATTATTGAAGAAATTAAATCATCAAATGATGAACCATACTCGGCTGTATTTGATGCATTTTTTGAAAATGCAATACCAACAAGTTTAGGAAAACCTATACTTGGCAAAAAAGAACAAATAGCATCCTATACAAGGCAAGACTTGCTTAATTTTTTGGGAAAGTTTTATAAGCCAGAAAATATGATTGTTGCTTATGTTGGAGAAGGGGCAAAGCTTGACTTAAAAGACAGACAAGAGTTTTATTATAAAGACTACTTTAATAAACTCAATACACCTAGCGATTATGAGTTTAAGTTTGTACCTGGTAAAGACATAATAAATAGACAGCTTGAACAAACCAATATAATTTTGGGTTGTGAGTTATTCAGTATTTATGACGACAGAAAATACGCTGCATTTTTAGCTAATAATTTTTTTGGCGGAAATATGAGTTCTAGGCTTTTTCAGTCAATTAGAGAAGAAAAATCACTATGCTACAGTATTTACTCAAGCATCATGTTTTTTAAAAAAGGAGGGATTTTTTACATATCGAGCTCAACATCCAATGAAAAAACACAGGATTTAATAGATGCATGTATTGAAGAATTGAATAAATTCAAAAAACACGGTATGAGTTCAAATGAACTTGAAGATATAAAAACCAATTTTAAAGGTCAATATGGTTTATCTCTTGAGAGTACAAATAGTTTGATGATAAAATTGGGTAGTGATTATCTAACTTACAATACATATCAGGACCCAAAGGATATTTTTTTCAATGTAGATAAAGTGACTTTAGATGATATTATGGAAGTACTGGATTTGATAAATACAGATAAAATGCACTTAACATGTTTAGGAAATATTAAGGACATTTCTTTTTAAACAAAGGAGAAAATCATGAAAAGATACCTGATGACACCAGGACCAACACCAGTGCCAGAAAAAGTCGCATTAGCTATGGCTGCACCTATAATTCATCATAGAACTAAAGAGTATATAAATTTACATGAACAAACAAGAGAAAAATTAAAAAAAATATTTCAAACACAAAACGATATTGTGATCTTTGCATCAAGTGGAACTGGCGCAATGGAAGCTTCAGTTTCCAATATACTATCAGACAATGACAAAGCACTTATTGTTGAAGCTGGTAAATTTGGTGAGCGCTTCGGTGAGCTTGTTAATAGTTTTGGGGCCCAAGCTATTGTTTTGAAAAAAGAATATGGCGATTTTGCAAGCGCTCAAGAGATTGAAGATTATGTTAAAAAATACTCTCCTAAAGCCATTTACATGCAAGCATGCGAAACCTCTACAGGCGTATTTCACCCAATTGACGAGATTGGCAAAATGCTAAAAGAGAAATACCCAGAAATCGTTTTTGTTGTAGATGGCATTACGGCTGTGGGTTGCATTGATATAAAAACAGATGAGTGGGGCATTGATATACTGCTTACCGGTTCTCAAAAAGCTTTTATGTTGCCACCTGGGCTTGCAATGTTGTCTATTAGTCAAAAAGCAAAAAAAATTGCCACTCAAAATAAAAACAAAAAGTATTACTTTGACATTTTAGGTGAGCTAAACCATCAAGCAGGTCATTTTACACCCGCTGTTACGCTTGTTTTGGGTCTAAATGCTGCAGTTGATATGATGCTTGAAGAGGGTTTAGATAATGTTTTTAGAAGGCATAAACTTTTAGCAAAAGCAGTTAGAGAAGCTATTTTGGCTATGGGTTTAGAGCTTTTTGCAAAAAGGCCATCTGATTCTTTAACTGCCGTTAAAGCCCCTCAATCAATCGATTCAAAGCAAATTATAGATATTATGAATAAATTTGGAGTTTTTATATCAAATGGCCAGGGTTCTATGAAGGGCAAGATATTTAGGATAGCGCATCTGGGTTATTTCTACCCTCCAGATGTTATATTAACAATAGGGACACTTGAGATAGCTCTTAAAAAACTTGGCATAGATAAACTTGGCGTAGGCACAAAGAAAGCTCTGGAGATTTTTGTTGAGTATTAAACACAATATTCCAAAAGGTGTATTGCAGTTTTTCTATCCATATTCTCGCAAAAGGCGTGATATAGAAAATAAAATAATGGATTATCTTGATTCAAAAGACTATAAAGAAATTGTAACTCCTACATTTATTTATGAAGACAATGTTTATCAGGATCTATACGAACCGCTAAAATCGAAATTGTTTAAATTTGTTGATAGAAATAGTGGAAAAACGATTATTTTGAGACCAGATGTAACCCTTCAGGTTGCTTTAGCAGTATTACTTGCCGATATTGATTTGCCTGCAAGGTTTTCTTATGCTCATTACATTTATCGAGACGAAAAGCAGCATGCGAATTTAAAAAGGGAATTTAAGCAGATTGGGGCAGAAGTTTTTGGTCAAAATTCTATTGAAACAGATATAGAGATAATAACTTTAGCAATAGATGTATTAAACCTTGTAGACATAAAAGACCTTGTAGTTAGAATTTCAGATTCGCAAATTATTGATCAGTTGCTTAATGCGTATTTAAATCCACAGCTTTTGGATAAAAAAAAAGCGATATTGCGCTTAATTAACAAGAAAAATCTCTCGTTTTTAAAACAGATGCCTTTGGGTGAATTTGGATCCATTATTGATGTACTATTTTTAAGGGATATCAACGCTTTATTAAAAATTGAACCGATAAAACAAAATGTTGAAAATTTGATTGAAATCTCAAAGAAAATTAATAGAAATTGCGATATTTTTTTAGATTTTTTTTACTGCGAGTATCCTATTTACCACAGCGGTGTATCTTTTGATATATTTAGTAATAATGCAGTTTTATGCACTGGTGGCAGGTATGGCAATTTAATGCAACTTATGGGCAAGTATATACCAGCTACGGGTTTTGCCATAAATTTAGATAAGTTGATGGATTTTTTATATACCAAGGAGATTTGAAATGAACACATTAGTTTTGGGTTCTCAGTGGGGCGATGAAGGAAAAGGAAAAGTTGTAGATATTTTAAGCCAAAAGGCTGATATTGTTGTGCGCTATCAGGGTGGTAGCAATGCGGGTCACACAGTATGCGTGGATGGCAAAAAGTTTGTTTTGCACTTGATACCTTCGGGTATTTTACACAATGACAAAACATGCGTTATTGGAAATGGCGTAGTATTTGACCCAAAAAGCTTTTTTGAAGAAAAAAAACAGCTTGAAGATTTAGGAGTAAAGCTGGATTCTAAATTACTCATTAGCGATAGATGCCATATTGTAATGCCATACCATAAAAGTATGGATGTAAATAGCGAGCATGTGTTGGGTGATAGAAAAATAGGCACAACAGGAAGAGGTATTGGCCCGGCTTATGTGGATAAGTACGCAAGGGTAGGCATCAGGGCCTGCGATTTGTTGGACAAAGAAACGCTTAAAGAAAAAATCAAAAACAATGTAGAACATGCAAATAGAATATATAGCTTATACGATATAGAACCTTTAAATGAAGAAGCCATATACAAAGAGTATATAGAGTATGGTCAAATGTTAAAGTCTTATATAAAAGACAGTGTTTACTTTCTTAATGATTCATACAAAAAAGGCAAAAACATACTATTTGAAAGTGCTCAAGGCTCACTGCTTGATGTGGATTTTGGCACATACCCTTATGTAACATCATCAAACCCAACTTCAGGTGGTGCATTTTGTGGCACAGGTCTACCGTATAAGTCACTTAATAAAGTGATAGGTATTATGAAAGCATACACCACAAGAGTAGGCAATGGCCATTTTCCAACAGAGCTTTTAAATAACGAAGGTGAATACCTAAGAAAAAACGGCAATGAGTTTGGCGCTACAACTGGCAGACCAAGAAGATGCGGTTGGCTTGATTTAGTGGTTGTAAAATACGCCATAATGGTAAGTGGTATAGATGAGATTGCCATGACAAAAATTGATGTTTTAGATGGCCTTGATGAGATAAAAGTATGTATAGCCTATGAGTTAGACGGCAAAACAATAGATTACATGCCAGCTTTAAATAGTGAATTTGAAAAAGTAAAACCCATTTACAAAACATTTAAAGGCTTTAGTGGTACAAAAGGCATAAATGACTATTCCAGATTACCAAAAGAAGCAAAAAATTACATAGAAGAGATAGAAAAAATCATTAATACAAAAATCTCAATTATTGCAACAGGTACAGATAGATCAGATACGATTTTCAGGTAGGAGGTGTTTAAATGTGCATATTTTGCAAGATAGTTAATAAGGAACTACCATCAAAAATTGAGTATGAAGATGAAAAATATATGGCTTTTTACGATATTAACCCTAAAGCACCAATACACCTATTAATTATACCAAAAAAGCATGTTGAAAATCTAAACGATTTAGATGAATCAGATATTGGCATAGTCTCAGATATGGCTTTACTTGCAAAAAACTTAGCCAAAAAACTGGGTATAGATAAATCAGGCTATAGAATTGTAATAAATAATGGCCCTGATTCTGGTCAAGAAGTTTATCACATTCACATGCATTTGCTGGGCGGTAATTTTCTAGGCTCAAAACTCTTTGCTAAAATATGAAAATTTTAGTTTTAAATGGGCCAAACCTAAATATGCTTGGCAAAAGAGAGCCCCATATTTATGGAAAGCTCTCTTTACCTGACATAGAAGAAACAATAAAAAAACATGCAAAAAGTTTGAACGTGGAAATTGAGTTTTTTCAATCAAACTATGAAGGTGCCATTGTTGACAAGATTCACGAGGCTTCTGGCAAAGTAGATGGCATCATTATAAATCCCGGCGCATTTACTCATACAAGTATTGCAATAAGAGATGCGTTTTTGAGTATTAATATACCATTTATAGAAGTCCATTTATCAAATGTGTTTAGTAGAGAACCATTCAGGCATAAAAGTTACCTGAGTGATATTGCGCAAGGTGTGGTAAGTGGCTTAAAAGAATACTCCTATATCTGCGCTTTAAATTTTTTGGTTGGTTTTTTAAAATCATAATTTTATTCTTGTGTATGGCTTAGTGTTTTTCTTTTTTGAGCGCTTAACTCTAATTTTCTTAGTCTAATAGAAAGTGGTGTTACTTCAACCATTTCGTCATCTTTTATAAAGTTTATAGCTTTTNNNNNNNNNNTTTCTAAACTCATAATATTTGGGCTTGAAAGTATTATGTTATCGTCTTTGCCAGCCGCTCTCATGTTTGAAAGCTTTTTTTCTTTACAGGGATTTACATTTAAGTCTGTTTCTTTATTGTGCTCACCTATAATCATGCCTTCATAGACTGGTTCGTTTGGCGCAATAAACAATTGACCCCTTGGTTGCAGGTTAAATAAAGCGTATGCAACTGAAACGCCTTGTCTGTCGCTTACCAAAGACCCGCTGTAGCGAGTTACTATATCGCCTGCATAGGTATCGTATTTTTCTAAGTATGAATTCATAATTCCAGTGCCTTTTGTATCTGTTAAAAACTCATCCCTGAAGCCTATCAGTGATCTTGATGGTACAAGAAACTCAATTCTCACTCTACCTTTAAAGTTATTTGAAAGATTTATCATTTTACCTTTTTTAGCTTGTATTTTTTGTGTAACAATACCCATAAATTCTTCTGCGCAATCAATAAATAAATGTTCATAAGGCTCTAATTTTTTACCATTTTCAAATTTGTAAATAACTTGTGGCCTGCTTACACAAAACTCAAAGCCTTCTCTTCTTAATTGTTCAATTAGTATGACCATCTGGAATTCGCCACGCCCTTTAACGATAAATTTGTCTGTGTCTTGTGTTTCTTCAAACTTTATTGACACATTTTTGAGTGTTTCTTTGATTAGACGCTCTTTTATATTTCGGGATTGAACAATTTTGCCTTCTTTACCTGCAAAAGGAGAATCGTTTACACTAAAAACTATTGAAACCACCGGTTCGTCAATTACAATGCGCTTAAGTGGTTTTTCTAAATCATTTGAGCAAATTGTATCGCCTATTGCTATATCTTCAATACCTGACACCACAATTATATCACCAGCTTGAATTGATTCAATTGGTTTTAGATTTATTCCATCGTAAGTTTGAATTTTGCTAACAAAAGCATTTTTTTTGTTGCCATTTGCATCAAAATAATAAAAAGCACTTCCTTTTACATTATTTATAAACCCGCTAAAAACTTTACCTATAGCTAATTTTCCAAGGTAATCAGAGTATCCAAGATCACTTACAAGCATTGAAAAGCTATTTTCGCTGGTGTAGGTTGGCGGTGGGATTTGTTTTATTATTTCTTCAAAAAGCACAGATAAGTCATTTTCTTTGCCATCTGGAGTTTTCTTAGCTATACCTTGCTTTCCTATAGCATAAAGAACGCTAAATTCCAATTGTTCATCGTTTGCATCAAGGTCAATAAATAAATCGTATATTTCATCCAATACTTTATTAATTCTTGCGTCTTGTCTATCAATTTTATTTATTACTACAATTATCTTTAATTTTGATTCCAATGCTTTTTTTAACACAAAGCGCGTTTGTGGCAGTGGTCCTTCTGCTGCATCAACAAGCAGTATTGCTCCATCTACCATAGACAAAGCGCGTTCAACCTCACCTCCAAAATCGGAGTGGCCCGGTGTATCTAAAATGTTTATTTTTACGTTGTTCCAAAAAACGCACGAGTTTTTTGCAGCAATCGTTATACCTCTTTCTCTTTCAAGATCCATACTATCAAGGATGCGTTCCTGGATATTCTGGTTTTGTCTAAATACATTGCATTGTTTGAACATAGCATCGACAAGTGTTGTTTTCCCATGATCAACATGAGCAATTATCGCGATGTTTCTAATATTATCATTAAAATTTTTAGACATTTTTTTCCCTTGCTTTTGTTATTAAACTTTTTGTATTTGATTTCTTTTTGAATATTTGAAGCAAAACCTGAGCTTCTTCAAATGGAACACTTACAAAAGAGAATTTGTCAAATATCTTTATGTCTTTAATATTTCTTTCGTTGATTTCAATTTGTTGTTTTATAAAATCGATTAGTTTCCTTGGTGTCATAGCATCCTGTCTGCCAAGTGCAACAAAAAGACGTGTTTTTGAGTAAGTATCAATAGGTTTTACTTCTTTAATATTCTGGTAGTTTTTTTCATCAAGATCTTCGCCAAAACTATATTTTAATAATGCAGAAACAACATCTACAGGAGAATGTTTTTCTAATAGTTGTGTTGCAAGATTTCTATATTTTTCCTCTATTTCATTTAGAAGAATATTTTCAAGCTCATTTTGAACTCTTGTTATTTTAAAATTAATAATCTCATCAACGGTAGGGAGTCCTTGTTTTTTGATATCGATTCTGGCAGATTTTAGCATGTATATGAGCCTATTATATTCGTTTGGTGTAACAAAAGAAATGGCAACGCCGCTTTTTCCAGCTCTACCCGTTCTGCCTATTCTGTGAATATAAGATTCAATGTTTTCAGGTATAGAATAATTTATAACATGTGTTAAATTTTCAATATCTATGCCTCTTGCTGCTACATCTGTTGCAATTAGCATCTGAATAGTCTTTTTTTTAAATTTATTTAATACAATTTCGCGAGACTTTTGCGTCATGTCCCCATGAAGAGCAAGTGCATTATAGCCTGCATCTTGTAGTTTTGTTGCAAGTTCATCAGTTTCGATTTTTGTTTTGCAAAAAATTAGTGCATAAAATTCTTTTTGCATATCAATAATACGGCATAGAGCTTGAAATTTATCTTCGTAGTTTACTTCAAAGTAAATTTGTTGCGTGAGGTTTGATGTGGTTTCATCTTTTTTTGTTTTTATAATTTCGTAGTTTTTCATGTGTTTTTTTGCTATAGATACAATTTGAGCTGGAATTGTAGCAGAAAACATCAAAAGTCTTTTTGATTCACCTGTGTATTTTAAAATTTCTTCCACATCATCTATAAAACCCATATTTAGCATTTCGTCTGCTTCATCTAACACCATATCGTTTATTAATGAAAGATCAATTGTTTTTCTATTTATGTGATCTAATATTCTTCCAGGTGTTCCAACAATAATATCAACTCCACCTTTGAGCTTTGAAACTTGTAGATCTATAGATTGACCACCATAGATGGGTAAAATTTTTAGTTTTTTTGTGCCTTTTAGAGAGTTAAGCTCTTGAGAAATTTGAATTGCAAGCTCTCTTGTTGGTGTGAGAATGAGGCATTGTGTATAATTTAGCTTTTCTTGCGCTTTTTCTATGATCGGTATACCAAAACTTGCTGTTTTTCCTGTACCTGTTTGAGCTTGGGCTATTAAGTCTATATTTGATTTTAACATTAATGGTATTACTTGTTCTTGTATAGGC harbors:
- a CDS encoding adenylosuccinate synthase, with the protein product MNTLVLGSQWGDEGKGKVVDILSQKADIVVRYQGGSNAGHTVCVDGKKFVLHLIPSGILHNDKTCVIGNGVVFDPKSFFEEKKQLEDLGVKLDSKLLISDRCHIVMPYHKSMDVNSEHVLGDRKIGTTGRGIGPAYVDKYARVGIRACDLLDKETLKEKIKNNVEHANRIYSLYDIEPLNEEAIYKEYIEYGQMLKSYIKDSVYFLNDSYKKGKNILFESAQGSLLDVDFGTYPYVTSSNPTSGGAFCGTGLPYKSLNKVIGIMKAYTTRVGNGHFPTELLNNEGEYLRKNGNEFGATTGRPRRCGWLDLVVVKYAIMVSGIDEIAMTKIDVLDGLDEIKVCIAYELDGKTIDYMPALNSEFEKVKPIYKTFKGFSGTKGINDYSRLPKEAKNYIEEIEKIINTKISIIATGTDRSDTIFR
- a CDS encoding pitrilysin family protein yields the protein MKLQTLKKNGVVGSVGIFVKTGSAYEADSERGLSHMLEHMVFKGTQKRSYFDIAREIDRLGGIINAFTSKEYTCFYVKVLNDYIEKAWDVLIDIVTNPTLNEAELEKEKDVIIEEIKSSNDEPYSAVFDAFFENAIPTSLGKPILGKKEQIASYTRQDLLNFLGKFYKPENMIVAYVGEGAKLDLKDRQEFYYKDYFNKLNTPSDYEFKFVPGKDIINRQLEQTNIILGCELFSIYDDRKYAAFLANNFFGGNMSSRLFQSIREEKSLCYSIYSSIMFFKKGGIFYISSSTSNEKTQDLIDACIEELNKFKKHGMSSNELEDIKTNFKGQYGLSLESTNSLMIKLGSDYLTYNTYQDPKDIFFNVDKVTLDDIMEVLDLINTDKMHLTCLGNIKDISF
- a CDS encoding ATP phosphoribosyltransferase regulatory subunit, which translates into the protein MSIKHNIPKGVLQFFYPYSRKRRDIENKIMDYLDSKDYKEIVTPTFIYEDNVYQDLYEPLKSKLFKFVDRNSGKTIILRPDVTLQVALAVLLADIDLPARFSYAHYIYRDEKQHANLKREFKQIGAEVFGQNSIETDIEIITLAIDVLNLVDIKDLVVRISDSQIIDQLLNAYLNPQLLDKKKAILRLINKKNLSFLKQMPLGEFGSIIDVLFLRDINALLKIEPIKQNVENLIEISKKINRNCDIFLDFFYCEYPIYHSGVSFDIFSNNAVLCTGGRYGNLMQLMGKYIPATGFAINLDKLMDFLYTKEI
- a CDS encoding histidine triad nucleotide-binding protein gives rise to the protein MCIFCKIVNKELPSKIEYEDEKYMAFYDINPKAPIHLLIIPKKHVENLNDLDESDIGIVSDMALLAKNLAKKLGIDKSGYRIVINNGPDSGQEVYHIHMHLLGGNFLGSKLFAKI
- the typA gene encoding translational GTPase TypA codes for the protein MSKNFNDNIRNIAIIAHVDHGKTTLVDAMFKQCNVFRQNQNIQERILDSMDLERERGITIAAKNSCVFWNNVKINILDTPGHSDFGGEVERALSMVDGAILLVDAAEGPLPQTRFVLKKALESKLKIIVVINKIDRQDARINKVLDEIYDLFIDLDANDEQLEFSVLYAIGKQGIAKKTPDGKENDLSVLFEEIIKQIPPPTYTSENSFSMLVSDLGYSDYLGKLAIGKVFSGFINNVKGSAFYYFDANGNKKNAFVSKIQTYDGINLKPIESIQAGDIIVVSGIEDIAIGDTICSNDLEKPLKRIVIDEPVVSIVFSVNDSPFAGKEGKIVQSRNIKERLIKETLKNVSIKFEETQDTDKFIVKGRGEFQMVILIEQLRREGFEFCVSRPQVIYKFENGKKLEPYEHLFIDCAEEFMGIVTQKIQAKKGKMINLSNNFKGRVRIEFLVPSRSLIGFRDEFLTDTKGTGIMNSYLEKYDTYAGDIVTRYSGSLVSDRQGVSVAYALFNLQPRGQLFIAPNEPVYEGMIIGEHNKETDLNVNPCKEKKLSNMRAAGKDDNIILSSPNIMSLE
- a CDS encoding DEAD/DEAH box helicase; the encoded protein is MQRLEKFANLGISENILKSLLKKGYEEPTPIQEQVIPLMLKSNIDLIAQAQTGTGKTASFGIPIIEKAQEKLNYTQCLILTPTRELAIQISQELNSLKGTKKLKILPIYGGQSIDLQVSKLKGGVDIIVGTPGRILDHINRKTIDLSLINDMVLDEADEMLNMGFIDDVEEILKYTGESKRLLMFSATIPAQIVSIAKKHMKNYEIIKTKKDETTSNLTQQIYFEVNYEDKFQALCRIIDMQKEFYALIFCKTKIETDELATKLQDAGYNALALHGDMTQKSREIVLNKFKKKTIQMLIATDVAARGIDIENLTHVINYSIPENIESYIHRIGRTGRAGKSGVAISFVTPNEYNRLIYMLKSARIDIKKQGLPTVDEIINFKITRVQNELENILLNEIEEKYRNLATQLLEKHSPVDVVSALLKYSFGEDLDEKNYQNIKEVKPIDTYSKTRLFVALGRQDAMTPRKLIDFIKQQIEINERNIKDIKIFDKFSFVSVPFEEAQVLLQIFKKKSNTKSLITKAREKNV
- a CDS encoding alanine--glyoxylate aminotransferase family protein → MKRYLMTPGPTPVPEKVALAMAAPIIHHRTKEYINLHEQTREKLKKIFQTQNDIVIFASSGTGAMEASVSNILSDNDKALIVEAGKFGERFGELVNSFGAQAIVLKKEYGDFASAQEIEDYVKKYSPKAIYMQACETSTGVFHPIDEIGKMLKEKYPEIVFVVDGITAVGCIDIKTDEWGIDILLTGSQKAFMLPPGLAMLSISQKAKKIATQNKNKKYYFDILGELNHQAGHFTPAVTLVLGLNAAVDMMLEEGLDNVFRRHKLLAKAVREAILAMGLELFAKRPSDSLTAVKAPQSIDSKQIIDIMNKFGVFISNGQGSMKGKIFRIAHLGYFYPPDVILTIGTLEIALKKLGIDKLGVGTKKALEIFVEY
- the aroQ gene encoding type II 3-dehydroquinate dehydratase, which translates into the protein MKILVLNGPNLNMLGKREPHIYGKLSLPDIEETIKKHAKSLNVEIEFFQSNYEGAIVDKIHEASGKVDGIIINPGAFTHTSIAIRDAFLSINIPFIEVHLSNVFSREPFRHKSYLSDIAQGVVSGLKEYSYICALNFLVGFLKS